Sequence from the Mytilus galloprovincialis chromosome 13, xbMytGall1.hap1.1, whole genome shotgun sequence genome:
taaAGTATACATAAAATTCACATggaagaaagataactcttgcaGCCTTGTGGTTCAATCTCTGGTGAATAGTTCTCAATGGCATTCTTACCAAATCTCATTGGCATTCTAACAACATCTCATTGGAATTCTAACCACATCTCATTGGCATTCTTACCACATCTCATTGGCATCCTTACTAAATCTCCTTGGCATTCTTACCAAATTGTATTGGCATAAATACCACAACACATTTACATTCTGAGTGCCTCACATTAGCActattaccacatcttcttagctTTATTACCACATATTATGTGCTTTCTTGGCATGTCTCATTAGCTTTATTACCACATCTTATGTACATTCCTAATGCAACTCATTAGCTTTATTACCACATTTCATTTGCATTCTTAGTGCATCTCAATAGCTTTACTACCACATCTCATTGGCTTTCTCAGCGCATCTCATTAGCTTTATAATACCACAACTCATTTGCATTCTTAGTACATCTCATTTGTTGTATTAACACATCTCTTTGACATTTTTAGCACATCTCATTTGCTCTTAGTGTATCTCATTAACTTTATTGGCACATCCATAAGCtttattaccacatctcattGGCTTTCTAAGCACATCTCATTAGCTTTCTTAGTGCATCTCATTAGCTTTACTACCACATCTCATGTGCATTCTCAGCGCACCTCATTAGCTTTACTACCACATCTCATGTGCATTCTCAGTGCATCTCATTAGCTTTATTACCACAACTCATTTGCATTCTTAGTGTATCTCATTAACTTTATTGGCACATCCATAAGCtttattaccacatctcattGGCTTTCTAAGCACATCTCATTAgctttataccacatcttatttgcATTCTTAGTGCATCTCATTAGTTGTATTAACACATCTCATTGACATTTTTAGCATATCTCATTTGCATTCTTTAGTGTATCTCATTAACTTTATTGGCACATCCATAAGCtttattaccacatctcattGGCTTTATAAGCACATCTCATTAGCCttattaccacatctcatttGCTTTCTTAGTGCATCTCATTAGCTTTACTACCACATCTCATGTGCATTCTCAGTTCATCTCATTAGCTTTATTACCACAACTCATTTGCATTCTTAGTGTATCTCATTAACTTTATTGGCACATCCATAAGCTTTATTACCACAACTCATTGGCTTTATAAGCACATCTCATTAGCCttattaccacatctcatttGCTTTCTTAGTGCATCTCATTAGCTTTACTACCACATCTCATGTGCATTCTCAGTGCATCTCATTAGCTTTATTACCACAACTCATTTGCATTCTTAGTGCATCTCATTAACTTTATTGGCACATCCATaaggtttattaccacatctcattGGCTTTCTAAGCACATCTCATTAGCTTTATACCACATCTCATTAGCTTTATACCACATCTCATTAGCTTTATACAACATCTTATTTGCATTCTTAGTGCATCTCATTAGTTGTATAAACACATCTCATTGGCATTTTTAGCACATCTCATTGGCATTCTTAGCACAACTCACAGGCATTCTTAGCACATCTCATTGGATTTCTTAGCACATCTCATTAGCTTTCTTACCACATCTCATTGGCATATTGACCACATCTCATTGGCATATTGACCACATCTTATTGGCATATTGACCACATCTCATTGGCATTCTTTTATTAGTTTAGAGAATATACCTTTAACAGATTTTTAAATTCCTTTTCTGAAAATCTTTCCCAAAATATTATCAAAGTACCCATTATAAGATATTGATCCAAAGTTGTTGTAAAGgatttatttcaatatgtttatcTCCCCTTGTAAAGgatttatttcaatatgtttatcTCCCCTTGAATAGGACAATTTGGTAAAggatgttttttttgtttaatcagaCGTCAACACTTTTAATCAGCAATACCTCAAACCAgtacaaacatttcaacagaaACTTTGGACAACATTTACAGACACTGAAGGTCGGTGGCTTTTCAGGTGCCATTTATATGGCTTCtgccaccaataaaaactgacaaccTTGTAATAGCTAGGAGTACTACAAGTGGCGTTGAAACAGTTATATCTTTCAAGAATAGTTAAAATAAGTGAAACTGTGAGCAACTGCCCACTGAGGATACCCCCAACATATACTTCAGTACGCAGGAAGTTGTTGAGTTGTGAATCCAAAAAACAcctcacacagtatagctgacctTTATTAAGCCTcagaaaccaaatttcagaaaccCTTGTATTGAAGTTCCCGAGAAAAAGGTGACAAAAATTTCCACCTTAGCTATCATGTGTAAATGATACAaatgtttggtaaacaggaagtcgttgagtaatgaatctgaaaatgcatcacactgTTAAGCTGACTTCTAtcaaccctgaaaccaaatttcagaaatccttgtattgcagTTCCTCATGAAAAaggtgacgaaaattttcaacttagctatcatgtgtaaatgatacaagtgttcggtaaataggttgttgagtgatgaatctaaaaacgCATGGCACGTACAGTATAGCTGCATTTTATCAACGctgaaccaaatttcagaaatccttgtattaaaATTCCCAAGTATAaggtgacgaaaattttcaacttagcTATCACGTgtaaatgatacaagtgttcagtaaacaggaagttgttgagtgatgaatctaaaaacgCATGACACAGTATAGCTGCATTATATCAACActgaaccaaatttcagaaatccttgtattgaagTTCCGGAGAATAaggtgacgaaaattttcaacttagcTATCATGTGTAAATGATACAAGTGTTAGGTAAACAGTAAAGCTGCATTTTTCAACActgaaccaaatttcagaaaCCCTTGTTACGATTGTTGATGCTGACAGACTGaatgatggacagacagacagaggtaaaaccgTAAACCCCCACTTTTTTAAAGGGTTTATTTTAATCCCCTTATTCCAGTTAAAAGAATGTATCCATTCCGTTTCATGATATCATTAAATTCCAAATTCCAGTTAAAAGAATGTATCCATTCTGTATCATGATATTATTAAATCCTCCAAATTCCAGTTAAAAGAATGTATCCATTCTGTATCATGATATAATTAATTCCCCCAGATTCAAGTTAAAAGAAATGTATCCAATCGGTATCATGATATAATTAAATCCAAAATTCAAGTTAAAAGAATGTATATCCATTCCATATCATTAAAAACCATCAcccatgcatttttttttttttttcatttttcttaaaatcattaaaaaccaTCACccatgcatttttttgttttttttttatatttttcttaaaactatatatatatatacacatttgaCACTATTCacattttcataaataatttttctGTTTCCTTCtgaaaatctttaacaaaaataataaaaaacagttTATATGGTCATTCCCCTTTTTACACAAAAATTTGACAACTTTAAATATGTTACATTAACAAttaaatttacaattaaatttacaattaaatttacaattaaatttacaattaaatttacaaattatttaaaaataacaaaagtgtGAAAAGAGATATAGGTACCAAACTTACTTTTCTGAAACATGTGTATCCATGTCTTTGAGTTCAAAGTTCATTGTAAAGCCAATTCTGTCATTACTTTGGAGAGGAACATGTGATGTTCCTATGGATACCTTCATTACTTTGGAGAGGAACATGTGATGTTCCTATGGATACCTTCATTACTTTGGAGAGGAACATGTGATGTTCCTATGGATACCTTCATTACTTTGAAGAGGAACATGTGATGTTCCTATAGAAACCTTCATTACTTTTGAGCAGAACATGTGATGTTCCTATGGATACCTTCATTACTTTTGAGCGGAACATGAAATGTTCCTATGGATACCTTCATTACTTTGAAGAGGAACATGTGATGTTTCTATGGATACCTTCATAACTTTGGAGAGGAACATGTGATGTGATGTTCCTATGGATACCTTTATTACTTTGAAGAGGAAAATGTGATGTTTCTATGGATACCTTCATAACTTTGGAGAGGAACATGTGATGTGATGTTCCTATGGATACCTTTATTACTTTGAagaggaacatatactgtaatgtTACTATGGGTATATTAATTTCTGGTAAAAATGAGACATGTTCCCATGGATACTCTAAATTCAGGGGACATCTAATTTACcaagtttaaaactttaaaaagaagtTTAGAAAAGGATGGAGGAtctttttatcactttatttaaATTCTGTATCTTTAGGtttccctcccccttttttctgttaaaatttgttCTTTATGTTTTTTATAAGTGGGGAGGCTATTTCAATTAgatctaaattttaaatatttggctTCCATTTTCTGTTTCACTTTGAAATTTATCTAAACGAAGGAGATGTGTGAAACATATTTTGAAGGAAAATTAACAGTTATTATAAGTTTATATGAATGATTAGGATATTCTGGGTTCTTTATAATTTGTCCTTCGTCTATTATTAATGGAAAATGACTTTAGGGATTATGTTATTGAGACCGCAactaaacaacacaaaaaacCTGGACCCCAGAGGTCAATATAGTCTCCAACAAAAACAAGTTTCTATACTATAGGTCAAGTActtatttgtatgtttttgtgGGGTTTTTTACaacacaaaattgtttaaatagaGTGAGATTTTATTTACTCAATTTTAATGAAAGGAATTCAGAAACACGCATAAATGTTTAAACCAAAGTTTTCTAATTAAATGTTCAAttcatattttaaagtttaaacggTACACTTTGGTTCTTATTTGACAACTTTAAGAAAGACCACTTTAATAATTAATTTGAACACTTGAATATTCATCTTTATTAAAAACTAAAAGTTTAAACGGGaatattttttcattatcatttttatcCAAAATTACTTGGGTATATGTGCTCCACAAACTTCAAAGCAACAATACAATCATCACAACAATGTGAATACAACATTAACACATAACTTACTTCATTCAATTAACAGCAACTATTTCCCCATTCCCTCTTTTATCTCCCCCAGTTCACCAGACTGTGGATGTAACCTTCTCCCTCTTTTATCTCCCCAAATACACCAGACCCTGGGATTCCCCTCTCCTTTTATATCCCCACTTCACCAGAGTCCCAAGGTTTCCCCTCCCCTTTCTTTAAGCCCTAAAATCCCAGGCCAAGGTATTTCCCTTATTCCTCCCTACCTGCCCAAAATCCAAGTCCCAGGTCAATTTCAAATAGATGTTGCTATATTTGGCTAGGGGTTAATTAAATAGAACAATGAAAGAAAACATCAGCAAGCCAGCATAAGCTTTACATGTTAATTTATATATGCAATGCTAATTATCCTATGCAGGTATGCAGGTTTATGCAGATTGTGCAGTGTTAGATACATTGTTATACTTGACTTGCCAGTGTTAACTTTggatatactttatatttttgtaaaaaaatgaaatttgaatccAGCAAGTTATGTATTAATGTTGTACTCACACTATAACAATGCAATATCTTTCACATCAAGTTGTTGTAAGCCAAAATCTTTTGctgaattaaaaattttaaacttatttaattgcaagagaaattttttttaaattattttgctttatttttttttttaaagatatttagtaaattttgtagacttttttctttatagatatttagtaaattttgtagACTTTATTCTTTATAGATATTTAGTATTCTTTatagatatttagtaaattttgtggacttttttcTTTGAAGATATTTGGTAAATTTGTGGACTATTTTCTTTatagatatttagtaaattttgtggacttttttcTTTTAgagatatttagtaaattttgtggacttttttctttatagatatttagttaattttgtggtcttttttctttatagatatttagttaattttgtggactttctttttttagtaaattttgtggacttctttcattatagatatttagtaaattttgtggacttttttcttttatagatatttagtaaattttgtggacttttttcTTTAGAGATATTTAGTAAATTTAGTGGtcttttttctttatagatatttagtaaattttgtggacttttttcttcatagatatttagtaaattttgtggactttcattttttagtaaattttgtggacttCTTTCATTATAGATATTTAGTTAATTATGTCGACTTTTTTCTTTTAgaaatatttagtaaattttgtggacttttttcTTTCgagatatttagtaaattttgttgactttttttcttttaatagatatttatatatttagtaaattttgtcaacatttttctttatagatattttgtaaattttgttgaCGAATTTTAAACTATATAAACACTGAACATATTGTATAGATCCCTATCTTTGTTGAAGACTATGTTGACCTAAAGACgccttgtttttgttgtttttttagtaCCCCtcattgatttatatatataccaaatatattttttaatttatcagaagCTGCCAAATTAAGATACAGAAaccttatttaatattttattaaattttaaaagagtGGTCAAGGTTAAAATGAACAAATGTGAAATTTTTGGGATGTTTAATAGGAAATaagtgatattttcattttttattttacttctgatctggtatttttttataaatgctcTCAATGAATAATGAAACAGAAGTGGTAATTTTATCCTTTCATCCAGAAGTGaaaattgcagaaaaaaattcCCTTTATTTAAACTATGAAATTTATGTAGGGGACTTAATGTTCATTTTCTTTCTAAAGGGTGGtgacaatttaaatgttttaacggagtcaaaggaaatattttgtatttttcatcaaaattttctGGTCTTACCTGTTCGTCCGTTTGTTGGTCCGTTcgtttgtctgtctgttcgtttgtttctctgtcacACTTCGGGTTAAAAGTTACTCTGGTATTAGAtgcaactttttaattttaaattttaacaggATGTGGCTATGTATTAACTAAACGGTGGCTAAtctttggcaagcgttttactgctggTCAAATGAAGACCAAGggatgaccatatttctataccccagtcaaccCTTGgggaagggacctatttttgttcttatttgtgaaaataagtaCACATATTTAAAGCTGTTTAGCAGGAATATGCTTCTTACATGTGCTTGTTGCTTTTAAGCAATTAATCATATCTGTGATCCTGCTAACAGATATAATCATTCTGTAGAAGTAAACATTGACCTTGACCTAACACTGCATATCTTTGACCTTATAACCATTCTTACAAATAGTTTGATCTTAACTCTATAGTAGACCTCTACCCTATAAAGGAGTAATGACCATTCTTTTCTTGTCAATGTTGACCTGAACTTTTAACCTCTAACTTATGACCAAACTTTAAACGAAAATGTTGACCTGAAATGATTGGATATCTATACTGATTGACCTTGACCTGACTGATAATTATGGTGATCCATTTTGACAGTTTAACATGTGTTGGATAAAAAGAACAGTCACTTACAAAAAGACAGACACACACTCTTTATAAATTTCCAAGTAAAGtaaattaaacattgaaaactttcatttaaattacaacaaaatattttcttaaaaccTTTAATGATTAAATagccaaaattataaaaaaaattcttttgaaGTTTGAAGAAATTGTGTTTCTTAGCAAAGAatgaaaatctttcaaaaataaacagaatgaccataaatcaaaacaaaaagttcAAGTTTCAAAAATTAActtttccaaacattttttttaaacttaaacaaaaatttatacttttccaaactttttttttaaactaaagcaaaaatttatacttttccaattttcccttttttaagaaaatatacaaaatgtatatgtatttaccaaaaattaaccaaaaaattAGACAGCTGAGACAGTTTGGTATGAAGTAACAAGGCAGCCTAGCACTCTAGCCACCTGTCTCCACCCAACAAACCTCCCAGCTGCCTCAGGGACAGGAGCAACCTCAACCACTGGAGCAGGGATTACCTCCCAGTCCAAAGGAACACCTACATCATTACCTATAACAACATACGTTGTAACTGGAGTGGCTGGAACCTCAACCTCTTCAGGACCATACCAGACAGTCTCTTCAGCATGGTTGGTTGTTGCATCCTCATCCACTACCTCCTCGAACAAAACAGTCTCCTCCTCTGTTGGCAGGAAAGACACTGTCTCCTCCAGGAACCAGTCGGCTGGTTCCTCCACCGTTGTGTCCATACCACACAGCAGAGACAGCTCGATGACCTCTTCGTCCTCCAGAACCGAGAGCTCCTCGCCAGCTATCTCAACCTCAACCATATCATCCTCGTCATCAGCAATTTGCATAGCTGCTTCAGGAACCATGACGGAGAATAATCGTGCCCGAGGTAAAATAACTGCTTCGAAATGTTCAGGTTGATCATTTCTTGGCAGCTCAGGAGACGCAACTGGGAGAAGTACTGGTTCTGGCTCCAACCCTAAAAGACGACGAGAGCATCGTGGTGCCTCTAGTCGTGGAGCCACATATCCGTATGGCATACCAACTCGTTGGAGACGCCTGTTCATCTGGTTGTCCACGTAGGTCCTCACActgaaatataatatattgaaTATAATACATATTCTACTTTCCCACTTTTTTTAACATAACAATCACATGTCAAATTGATTATGAAACAAGGTCATtgagatactgtaaattcagaaattattgcatctatttataattgtgatttttttagaAAGTAccaaattattcatttaaaaaaaaatcacaaattctgaatttacagtgacAAAGAAAATGAATAGAAATTGTTCACTCAGAAAATAAGAATTCATAGTTCAAGGCGCAAGTAAGGAATAggcctttttcaaattttcatgcatgttttttaaagcatttaaaaaaCAGGCAaaaaaagcgtacaccaaagcgtcTTGATTGGTTAAGAGTcctaaacaattgaaattcaaccGTTGATGTGACGTTATTTTTACTTTGGTGTAAAGCAATTAGATTACCCATAGTTCTTTAGATTCTTAAAAGGCGAATTAAAAACAGAGCCAAGAGTTCCACATACTAAATATCAGAGTCAGAAAGGTAAATTCGATGTTTTGTCAATATACGAGTTATATTGTCTTCTATCTAATATTAACAAGTTTTCATTCAAGTTTGTGGCAAGTCACAATTTGTCTTACTTGTGATGTCATGAATACACTTgaaccacatgtggagcaggatctgcttaccctcccgagcaccttagatcacccctagtttttggtggggtttgtgttgcttattctttggttttctatgttgtgtcatgtgtactattgtttgtctgtttgtctttttcatttttagccatggcgttgtcagtttattttcgatttatgagtttgactgtctctctggtatctttcttcccttttttgtacataaattttcacaaaattggtATATTTCATTAATCTGGTAATTGATTTAGCTATAATTATGAACCATCAAGTGtgatatgatatttatccacTAGAGgcagttaaattatcaatttaaaatgcGAGGCTCGCCCCAGcgtttttaatattaaaaatttaactgtcaaGAGTTGATAAATATCGTATAACACAAGATTTAGTGGTGGAATCAGTTTCTCTAGGGATTTTTATGCTATAATGGAAGAAAACTTAATTATTCCTTTTCCTGCATTGATCTGTAAAAGATGTGATCTTTCTATACAACATCATTAGACGCCTTTTTTAATAAAGTCACAATaagaaattcagaggaaagcaagaaaatgtGACGTCATAATCGAAATTTGACCAATGAATAGCTGAGATCAAATGAACCAcatgttgattaaataaaaataatcaacagatTAGGAAAACGATAAATCAGcttagaattagagaaatataaatatatacatgtgcTTCATTATGACAATATATTGTAGTTTAAAATTTTAGCCATTTTGAAATGGCATCAAACATCCTGCTTTCCCTGTCTGTAcccaaaatgaaaattataaccTCATATAAGTGATTTAGTGTTCCATTGTTTTATAGGCTATATAAGTTGTCATAATAAATTAATTTGGTGCAAGTGAAAAGATCACCTTAAAGGTTTAAATTTCAGTTTATAAGGCATATTCTGAACTGTGACAATTATTTATGAACATTTCTGCAAATAGTCTTTCACAAGACAGCTGAGgagtatatttttttgtttttgtatttttttgcatatttatgtttttttgcaAACGCAATTATTCATTTCTATTTTAGTACACAGCTGTATCCTGTATTTGTTTGGAAAGAATATTCATGTTAATTCTATTTCCAGTTTTGCCCACTGGCCAGAATATTTCTTTCTCAAATACTTCCAACCCACACTGCACCTTAAAAAATCTGTAATCCTGTGATTGTCATTGTTTTTAATTCATAATGTTACTGTCTTAATCAGGCTATTCAACAAAagtgtttcatattttgtcatcttGGACTTTCAGATATAACACTTCAGCATaggattttgttgttttttgaagGTTATATGTAAAAAAAGAGATCTCCTATTAATAGTCCAGCTATCTTTATTCTAAGGTGTTAATATTTGTATTAATGGTAATCATACCATTTATATCTAGATAATATAAAGAATGGCTGGAAAAACATTCAAGAACCATTCTTTAACATTTCCAATTCTGATCATGGTGACCATGTTCATGAGGCAAACATTTTAAAGGGGaaccatacccgtagccaggggttcaaattgtgactgttaaagtcgagttcatgagtccaacaacccccccccccttgaaaatTCCTGGCTATGGGCCTGGGAACCACAATAAAAAACACCATATTTTATCCATACAATTACTCATCAGAGGCactcaaatcaaaacatttaagaACCAAACAAGGAAGTTTAACTGCTAACTTTAAAATACTAATATGTTAATGTagctgtggatttatttattttagtgggtattaattttcatgtattaaggaaaacttgcttttttcatggatatttgatttcgtggttttgccagtCTTTTAATGCAAaccctatagaaaatttgtattttgttgaacatttgaatttgtggtacAATGGTAAATGCTACAAAACCACAAAAActtgtatccaacgaataataatgaatccacagtatacagaATATTTGCTTataattgacagaaaaaaaaggGGAGTCTCTGACTGtacattaaattttgaaattttgaaagtttaatgATAATAATTTGACCATCTAAAACTTGAAATAAAGGTTTTAACTGTCAAAAAATTAAGTGTCGTTTTTcagaaaaatctttttaaaatcaaGGGGAGATGATTGTATCAAAAATTACAGGACAAATTGAATAGTAAGTAAGGCATGTGACCCCTATCgtctttttatttgttatttttctgtgcaatttataaaatgaattacTCTCATTGAATCATTACCAATTCTATTGTTTAATGTTTCCTCTATAAGGGAATGAAATGCTTCTCTGAGAACAACTAGGTACAgctgcagaggtccaaccctgaaccctgaataaatgtagtcaaagaacttgaaatcgtttataaaaattatattcaattaaagatttttgcTGTTGTGTAATACACTGTGCTGTGCTCAATACTTATTAAATCTGTTGTCAGACTCAACAATTA
This genomic interval carries:
- the LOC143057656 gene encoding uncharacterized protein LOC143057656; this translates as MAMNAVNDLVVVLGNGLPPVAPRVRTYVDNQMNRRLQRVGMPYGYVAPRLEAPRCSRRLLGLEPEPVLLPVASPELPRNDQPEHFEAVILPRARLFSVMVPEAAMQIADDEDDMVEVEIAGEELSVLEDEEVIELSLLCGMDTTVEEPADWFLEETVSFLPTEEETVLFEEVVDEDATTNHAEETVWYGPEEVEVPATPVTTYVVIGNDVGVPLDWEVIPAPVVEVAPVPEAAGRFVGWRQVARVLGCLVTSYQTVSAV